One genomic window of Solanum stenotomum isolate F172 chromosome 9, ASM1918654v1, whole genome shotgun sequence includes the following:
- the LOC125876024 gene encoding nucleolar GTP-binding protein 1-like, translated as MVQYNFKKITVVPNGKDFVDIILSRTQRQTPTVVHKGYAISRIRQFYMRKVKYTQQNFYDKLSTIIDEFPRLDDIHPFYGDLLHVLYNKDHYKLALGQINTARNLISKVAKDYVKLLKYGDSLYRCKSLKVAALGRMCTVIKRIGPSLAYLEQIRQHMARLPSIDPNTRTILICGYPNVGKSSFINKITRADVDVQPYAFTTKSLFVGHTDYKYLRYQVIDTPGILDRPFEDRNIIEMCSITALAHLRAAVLFFLDISGSCGYSIAQQAALFHSIKSLFLNKPLMIVCNKTDLQPLDGISEEDKKLVTEMKDEAMKTVIGQGGEATDEAGVLLTMSTLTEDGVISVKNAACERLLNQRVELKMKSKKLNDCLNRFHVAMPKPRDQKERPPCIPEAVLEARAKQAEADAEKQKRKLERDLENENGGAGVYSASLRKHYLLANEEWKEDIMPEILDGHNVYDFVDPDILQRLEELEREEGLRQEEEGDDDFEMDGAELTPEEKAALAEIRKKKSLLIQQHRMKKSTAESRPTVPRKFDKDKEFTSKRMGRQLSALGLDPTLAINRARSKSRGRKRERSVDGDDIGNDTMDVDEITPSKKQRRSRSLSMSRSRSMSRPRNEFVPGEGFKDKPQKEKAIKMFKNSANKRNKDARRGESDRVIPTLKPKHLFSGKRSSGKTDRR; from the coding sequence ATGGTGCAGTACAATTTTAAGAAGATTACGGTGGTTCCCAATGGGAAGGACTTTGTTGATATTATTCTGTCTCGCACACAACGTCAAACTCCTACTGTTGTGCACAAAGGATATGCTATCTCTCGTATACGTCAATTTTACATGCGCAAAGTGAAATACACGCAGCAGAATTTCTATGACAAGCTCTCCACCATTATTGATGAGTTCCCCAGGCTTGATGACATCCATCCTTTCTATGGGGACCTTCTTCATGTGCTCTACAACAAAGACCATTACAAGCTTGCCCTTGGCCAAATCAACACTGCTAGAAATTTGATTTCTAAAGTAGCTAAAGATTATGTGAAATTGTTGAAATATGGTGACTCACTCTATCGATGCAAGTCCCTGAAAGTTGCGGCTCTTGGGCGTATGTGCACTGTTATAAAGCGCATTGGCCCAAGTTTAGCTTATTTGGAGCAGATTAGGCAGCACATGGCAAGACTTCCTTCAATTGATCCCAATACTCGAACCATCTTGATTTGTGGGTATCCAAATGTTGGCAAGAGCTCATTCATTAACAAGATTACAAGAGCAGATGTGGATGTGCAGCCTTATGCCTTCACTACCAAGTCCTTGTTTGTCGGTCATACTGACTACAAATATCTGAGGTATCAAGTGATTGACACTCCAGGGATCTTGGATAGGCCATTTGAGGATCGTAATATCATAGAAATGTGCAGTATTACAGCTCTTGCACATCTGAGGGCCGCTGTGTTATTTTTCCTTGATATTTCTGGGTCTTGCGGCTATAGCATTGCGCAACAGGCTGCTCTTTTTCACAGCATCAAATCACTTTTTTTGAACAAACCGTTGATGATCGTATGCAACAAAACGGACTTGCAGCCATTAGATGGGATTTCCGAGGAAGATAAGAAGTTAGTCACAGAGATGAAAGATGAAGCTATGAAGACAGTGATTGGTCAAGGTGGCGAGGCAACAGATGAAGCAGGTGTGCTGTTAACTATGAGCACTTTGACTGAAGATGGTGTAATTTCAGTGAAGAATGCAGCTTGTGAGAGGTTACTGAATCAAAGGGTGGAGTTGAAAATGAAGTCGAAAAAGTTAAATGACTGCTTGAACCGTTTCCATGTTGCTATGCCAAAACCACGTGACCAGAAAGAGAGGCCACCATGCATACCTGAGGCAGTGTTGGAAGCCAGAGCGAAGCAGGCCGAGGCAGATGCTGAGAAACAGAAAAGGAAGCTTGAGAGAGATCTGGAGAATGAGAATGGAGGTGCTGGTGTTTATTCTGCGAGCTTGAGGAAGCACTATCTATTAGCAAATGAAGAGTGGAAGGAAGATATAATGCCTGAAATTTTAGATGGGCACAATGTCTATGACTTTGTTGACCCTGATATCTTACAAAGGCTTGAAGAATTGGAGAGAGAAGAAGGTCTTCGtcaggaagaagaaggagatgaTGATTTTGAGATGGATGGTGCAGAGCTTACCCCCGAAGAAAAAGCAGCATTAGCTGAAATCCGTAAAAAGAAAAGTTTGCTCATTCAACAACATAGAATGAAGAAGAGCACCGCAGAGAGCCGACCCACTGTACCAAGAAAGTTTGATAAAGACAAGGAGTTCACTTCAAAAAGAATGGGAAGACAATTATCTGCTTTGGGATTGGATCCAACTCTAGCTATCAATAGAGCCCGAAGTAAATCAAGGGGTCGTAAGCGAGAGAGATCAGTTGATGGAGATGACATTGGTAATGATACAATGGATGTAGATGAGATTACTCCCAGCAAGAAGCAACGTAGATCTAGATCACTTTCCATGTCAAGATCAAGGTCAATGTCACGACCTCGAAATGAATTTGTTCCAGGGGAGGGCTTCAAGGACAAACCTCAGAAGGAAAAGGCTATAAAGATGTTTAAGAATTCTGCTAATAAGAGGAACAAGGATGCTCGACGGGGAGAGTCTGATAGAGTCATTCCTACTCTGAAACCAAAACATCTCTTCTCTGGAAAACGATCAAGTGGCAAAACTGACAGGCGATAG